The following coding sequences lie in one Maylandia zebra isolate NMK-2024a linkage group LG14, Mzebra_GT3a, whole genome shotgun sequence genomic window:
- the trip12 gene encoding E3 ubiquitin-protein ligase TRIP12 isoform X2 translates to MSNRPNSNPGGSLRRSQRNTAAAQPQDHTVAGRSGLTLSVASFVLQDDPEAAGTSEQERPGHQSKSEGNRGLKRSEAPDQISTFGPTPAKKPKSLPSPRDNTSETKKGPVKSKKRSLTSELPASSGRGQSKKSVAAGASPIQKRKKADSLPGLSSTAGSLPNRTEGRTAKPTKLASKSAASAKAGCSNVTDSSSSSASTSSSTTGTNSTTTQGARVKQGKDQSKARRSRSASSPSPRRSTRDKEQAKAASSSKFEWAARFNPKVNLPKPKLSLPGSSKTETSKPGPSGLQAKLASLRKSTKKRSESPPAELPNFRRSTRQKTTGSCASTSRRGSGLGKRGAADARRQEKMADSDNNQDGANSSAARTDDASQGASASSSVAGAVGMTTSGESESDDSEMGRLQALLEARGLPPHLFGPLGPRMSQLFHRTIGSGASSKAQQLLQGLQATGDESQQLQAAIEMCQLLVMGNEETLGGFPVKSVVPALITLLQMEHNFDIMNHASRALTYMMEALPRSSAVVVDAIPVFLEKLQVIQFIDVAEQALTALEMLSRRHSKAILQAGGLADCLLYLEFFSINAQRNALAIAANCCQSITPDEFHFVADSLPLLTQRLTHQDKKSVESTCLCFARLVDNFQHEENLLQEVASRDLLTNIQQLLVVTPPVLSSGMFIMVVRMFSLMCSNCPCLAVQLMKQNIAETLRFLLCGASNGSCQEQIELVPRSPQELYELTSLICELMPCLPREGIFAVDVMLKKGSVQTTEGAIWQWRDDRGLWHPYNRIDSRIIETAHQNGEDEISLSTLGRVYTIDFNSMQQINEDTGTARGIQRKPNPLANPNTGSHQEVRREDARAQLMKEDPELAKCFIKTLFGVLYEVYSSSAGPAVRHKCLRAILRIIYFADAELLKDVLRNHAVSSHIASMLSSQDLKIVVGSLQMAEILMQKLPDVFSVYFRREGVMHQVKNLAESESFLVTSPPKACPSGTASLCTTTISTASTTSANNTTPDLGSPSFQHSMDDSLDLSPQGRLSDVLKRKRLPKRGPRRPKYSPPRDDDKVDNQAKSPTSTQSPKSSFLASLNPKTWGKLGAQTNNANSEPSRTAGVSGLARAPPKDSISNNRDKIKAWIKDQATKFVERYFNSENVDGSNPALNVLQRLCTATEQLNLQVDGGMECLVEISSIVSESDVSSFEIQHSGLVKQLLVYLTANTDRELLSRDVRLKRFLHVFGGCPPPGMEPIGRLDLAENAPYLAMVHKMNSCLSQMEQFPVKVHDFPSGNGNGSRGSQALKFFNTHQLKCQLQRHPDCTNVKQWKGGPVKIDPLALVQAIERYLVVRGYGRIREEDEDSDDDGSDDEIDESLAAQFLNSGSVRHRLQFYIGDHLLPYNMTVYQAVRQYSLQAEEERESTDDEANPLGRAGIWTKTHTIWYKPVREDEDGSKDAVGGKRGRAQTAPTKTSPRNAKKQDELWHDGVCPSVINPLETYLTSEPPETITFDDPSLEVILLLRVLHSISRYWFYLYDNAACKEIISTNEFINSKLTAKANRQLQDPLVIMTGNIPTWLIELGKSCPFFFPFDTRQMLFYVTAFDRDRAMQRLLDTNPEINQSDSQDSRVAPRLDRKKRTINRDELLKQAESVMQDLGSSRAMLEIQYENEVGTGLGPTQEFYALVSQELQRADLGLWRGEEVTLANPKGNQEGTKYMFSSRGLFAVPFGRTTKPAHIAKIKMKFRFLGKLMAKAIMDFRLLDLPLGLPFYKWMLRHEMSISSHDLVNIDPGVAKSIQHLEDIIRQKKRLEQDRSQTRETLQQALESLNMNGCSVEDLGLDFTLPGFPNIELKKGGKDVPVTIYNLEEYLRLVVYWTLNEGVSRQFESFREGFESVFPLHHLQYFYPEELDQLLCGSKSETWDVKTLMECCRPDHGYTHDSRAVRFLFEVLSSFDAEQQRLFLQFVTGSPRLPVGGFRSLNPPLTIVRKTFESTENPDDFLPSVMTCVNYLKLPDYSSIEIMREKLLIAAREGQQSFHLS, encoded by the exons ATGTCCAACCGGCCTAATTCCAATCCAGGGGGGTCACTGCGCCGTTCACAGAGGAACACTGCTGCGGCCCAGCCACAAGACCACACAGTTGCTGGAAG AAGCGGTCTTACTCTGTCCGTGGCTTCATTTGTATTGCAAGACGACCCAGAGGCTGCAGGAACATCTGAACAAGAGCGACCAGGCCACCAATCTAAGAGTGAAGGCAACCGAGGGCTGAAGCGAAGTGAAGCTCCTGACCAAATAAGTACCTTTGGCCCAACCCCTGCCAAGAAGccgaaatcactcccatcacccCGAGACAATACCTCAGAGACCAAGAAAGGCCCAGTTAAGTCCAAGAAGAGATCACTTACTTCAGAATTGCCTGCATCGTCAGGTCGAGGCCAGAGCAAGAAGAGTGTGGCCGCTGGGGCCTCGCCAATCCAAAAACGGAAAAAAGCAGACTCTCTCCCCGGTCTTAGTAGCACCGCTGGGTCCCTCCCCAATCGTACCGAGGGCAGAACTGCAAAACCCACCAAGCTGGCGTCTAAATCGGCCGCCTCAGCCAAAGCTGGGTGTAGCAACGTGAcagactcctcctcctcctctgcctccacCTCTTCCTCTACCACAGGCACCAACAGCACCACCACCCAAGGCGCCCGAGTCAAACAAGGAAAAGACCAGTCCAAGGCACGTCGCTCCCGCTCAGCATCTAGCCCCTCTCCACGCCGTAGTACACGTGACAAAGAGCAGGCCAAAGCTGCCAGCTCTTCAAAATTTGAGTGGGCAGCTCGCTTCAACCCCAAAGTCAATCTGCCAAAACCCAAACTGTCCTTGCCTGGATCATCCAAAACTGAGACCTCCAAACCTGGGCCATCAGGATTACAAGCTAAGCTAGCAA GTTTGAGAAAATCCACTAAGAAGCGCAGCGAGTCTCCTCCAGCAGAGCTCCCCAACTTTCGGCGGAGCACACGCCAGAAGACCACGGGCTCCTGTGCCAGCACCAG TCGGCGGGGCTCAGGCCTGGGCAAGCGCGGGGCAGCCGACGCTCGCCGACAGGAGAAAATGGCCGACTCCGACAACAACCAAGATGGGGCCAACTCATCAGCCGCTCGCACTGATGATGCATCACAAGGGGCTTCAG CGTCAAGCTCGGTTGCTGGAGCAGTGGGCATGACCACCTCTGGTGAGAGTGAGTCTGATGATTCTGAAATGGGAAGGCTTCAAG CTCTACTAGAGGCCAGAGGTCTCCCTCCACATCTTTTTGGGCCCCTGGGACCCCGCATGTCTCAACTCTTTCACAGGACCATAGGCAGTGGAGCCA GTTCCAAGGCTCAACAGCTTCTGCAAGGCCTCCAGGCCACAGGTGACGAGTCTCAGCAACTCCAAGCCGCAATAGAAATGTGCCAGTTGCTTGTGATGGGCAATGAGGAAACACTTGGTGGATTTCCTGTGAAAAGTGTCGTTCCTGCCTTG ATTACACTGTTACAAATGGAGCATAACTTTGATATT ATGAACCATGCCTCGCGTGCACTCACTTACATGATGGAGGCCCTCCCTCGATCTTCTGCTGTGGTGGTCGATGCCATTCCTGTCTTCCTGGAGAAG CTTCAGGTGATTCAGTTCATTGACGTAGCAGAGCAGGCCCTGACTGCCTTGGAGATGTTGTCAAGGCGACACAGCAAAGCCATTTTGCAGGCC GGTGGGCTTGCTGACTGCCTCCTGTACCTGGAGTTCTTTAGCATTAATGCTCAGAGGAATGCCTTGGCTATTGCAGCCAACTGCTGCCAGAGCATTACTCCAGATGAGTTCCACTTTGTTGCTGACTCTCTGCCACTGTTGACTCAGAGACTTACTCATCAG GATAAGAAGTCAGTTGAAAGTACTTGTCTCTGTTTCGCCAGACTGGTGGACAACTTTCAGCATGAAGAG AACCTGTTGCAGGAGGTGGCATCAAGGGACCTGTTGACAAACATCCAGCAGCTGTTGGTAGTGACTCCTCCTGTGCTCAGCTCGGGGATGTTCATCATGGTTGTGCGCATGTTTTCACTTATGTGCTCCAACTGTCCATGCCTGGCAGTCCAGCTTATGAAACAGA ACATAGCAGAAACTCTGCGTTTCCTTTTGTGTGGAGCGTCAAATGGCAGCTGCCAGGAACAGATTGAACTGGTACCCCGGAGCCCCCAGGAGCTCTACGAGCTGACCTCACTCATATG TGAGCTGATGCCCTGCTTGCCCAGAGAAGGCATCTTTGCAGTTGATGTAATGCTTAAGAAGGGCAGTGTCCAGacaacagagggagcaatctGGCAGTGGAGGGATGACCGGGGACTGTGGCATCCTTACAACCGCATTGACAGCCGCATTATTGAG ACAGCCCACCAGAATGGGGAAGATGAGATCAGCTTGTCAACCCTCGGCCGCGTATACACAATTGACTTCAACTCTATGCAGCAGATCAATGAAGACACAGGAACAGCACGTGGTATCCAGAGGAAACCTAACCCTCTTGCTAACCCCAACACAG GCAGCCACCAAGAGGTCCGTCGTGAAGATGCACGAGCCCAGTTGATGAAGGAGGACCCTGAGCTGGCAAAGTGCTTTATCAAAACTCTGTTCGGGGTCTTGTATGAGGTGTACAGCTCATCAGCTGGCCCAGCTGTCAGACACAAGTGCCTTAGAGCCATCCTCAGGATCATCTACTTTGCTGATGCAGAGCTGCTGAAGGATGTGCTGAGGAACCATGCTGTGTCCAG TCACATTGCCTCCATGCTATCTAGTCAGGACTTGAAGATTGTAGTGGGTTCACTGCAGATGGCTGAGATCCTCATGCAGAAGCTCCcagatgttttcagtgtttatttCAGAAGAGAAG GTGTCATGCACcaagtgaagaatttggcagaGTCTGAGAGCTTTTTGGTCACTAGTCCTCCAAAGGCTTGCCCTAGTGGCACCGCCAGTCTCTGCACTACCACCATCAGCACTGCATCCACCACATCTGCTAATAATACAACTCCTGACCTGGGCTCACCCAGCTTCCAGCACAGCATGGACGACTCGCTGGACCTCAGCCCTCAAGG GCGGTTAAGTGATGTCTTAAAAAGGAAACGACTACCTAAAAGAGGACCTAGAAGGCCCAAGTACTCGCCACCAAGAGATGATGATAAAGTAGACAATCAGG CTAAGAGCCCTACCAGTACTCAGTCACCCAAATCATCCTTCTTGGCCAGTCTCAATCCCAAGACATGGGGCAAGCTGGGTGCTCAGACCAACAATGCCAACTCTGAGCCCTCGCGCACAGCAGGAGTGAGTGGCCTCGCAAGGGCCCCTCCCAAGGACTCAATTTCAAATAACCG aGACAAAATTAAGGCCTGGATCAAAGACCAAGCGACTAAGTTTGTGGAGCGCTACTTCAACTCTGAAAATGTGGATGGCAGCAACCCTGCACTGAATGTCCTCCAGAGACTTTGCACAGCCACCGAGCAACTCAACCTCCAG GTGGACGGTGGTATGGAGTGCTTAGTGGAGATCTCCAGTATTGTGTCAGAATCTGATGTGTCGTCTTTTGAGATCCAGCACAGTGGGCTGGTGAAGCAGCTGTTGGTCTACCTGACCGCCAACACAGACAGAGAATTGCTGAGTCGTGATGTGCGGCTCAAAAGGTTCCTCCATGTGTTCGGTGGCTGTCCG CCTCCAGGAATGGAGCCCATAGGTCGCCTGGATCTAGCTGAGAATGCACCTTACTTGGCCATGGTGCACAAGATGAACAGCTGTCTGAGCCAAATGGAGCAATTTCCTGTCAAGGTGCACGATTTTCCCAGTGGCAACGGCAATGGCAGCAG GGGGTCTCAGGCACTCAAGTTCTTCAACACACATCAGCTTAAGTGTCAGCTGCAGAGACACCCAGATTGCACTAATGTTAAACAGTGGAAAGGGGGACCTGTAAAGATCGACCCTCTGGCTCTGGTGCAAGCCATTGAGCGGTATCTTGTTGTCAGAG GATACGGCCGAATCAGGGAAGAAGATGaagacagtgatgatgatggctCAGATGATGAAATAGACGAATCACTG GCGGCTCAGTTTTTGAATTCAGGCAGCGTACGTCACAGACTGCAGTTCTACATTGGTGACCACCTGCTACCGTACAACATGACGGTGTACCAGGCTGTGCGGCAGTACAGTCTGCAGGCAGAAGAAGAACGGGAGTCAACAGATGATGAGGCAAACCCACTTGGCCGAGCTGGCATCTggaccaaaacacacacaatatg GTATAAGCCTGTGAGGGAGGACGAGGATGGAAGCAAAGATGCTGTGGGTGGCAAGAGAGGCCGAGCCCAGACTGCTCCCACCAAAACCTCACCCCGCAACGCCAAGAAACAGGATGAGCTGTGGCATG ATGGTGTATGTCCCAGCGTCATCAATCCCTTAGAGACATACCTCACTTCGGAGCCACCAGAGACCATAACTTTTGATGACCCTTCTTTAGAGGTCATCCTGCTGCTGAGGGTCCTGCACTCCATCAGTAGATACTGGTTCTACCTGTATGAT aaCGCTGCGTGTAAGGAAATTATCTCTACCAATGAGTTCATTAACAGTAAACTGACAGCCAAAGCCAATCGTCAGCTGCAAGACCCTCTGGTCATCATGACTGGGAACATCCCCACGTGGCTCATTGAGCTTGGGAAGTCCTG CCCCTTCTTCTTCCCCTTTGACACTCGGCAGATGTTATTCTATGTAACCGCCTTTGACCGTGACAGAGCAATGCAGCGCTTGTTGGACACAAACCCGGAGATCAACCAGTCAGATTCTCAGGACAGCAGAGTTGCACCACGTCTGGACAGGAAAAAG AGGACGATAAACCGCGACGAGCTCCTAAAACAGGCAGAGTCTGTGATGCAGGATCTCGGCAGCTCCAGGGCAATGCTCGAGATTCAGTATGAGAATGAG GTGGGCACAGGTCTCGGTCCCACTCAGGAGTTCTACGCTCTGGTGTCTCAGGAGCTTCAGCGCGCTGATCTTGGTCTTTGGAGAGGCGAAGAGGTTACTCTGGCCAATCCAAAAG GAAACCAAGAGGGAACCAAGTACATGTTCAGCTCCAGAGGACTGTTTGCTGTTCCCTTCGGCAGGACGACCAAACCAGCGCACATAGCCAAAATCAAAATGAAGTTCCGTTTCTTAGGAAAGCTAATGGCTAAAGCCATAATGGACTTCAGACTG CTGGATCTGCCCTTGGGGCTGCCATTTTATAAGTGGATGCTACGGCATGAGATGTCTATAAGCTCCCACGACCTGGTGAACATTGATCCCGGTGTTGCCAAGTCAATCCAACACTTGGAGGATATTATCCGCCAAAAGAAGAGGCTGGAGCAAGACCGATCACAG ACGAGGGAGACGCTACAGCAGGCTCTCGAGAGCCTGAACATGAATGGCTGCTCAGTGGAGGACCTGGGTTTGGACTTCACCCTTCCAGGATTCCCAAATATTGAGCTGAAAAAGGGCGGCAAAGACGTCCCAGTCACAATCTACAACCTGGAGGAGTACCTCAGG TTGGTGGTGTACTGGACTCTAAATGAAGGAGTGTCCAGACAATTTGAGTCTTTTAGGGAAGGGTTTGAGTCGGTCTTCCCGTTACATCACCTGCAGTATTTCTACCCAGAGGAG CTTGACCAGTTGCTGTGTGGCAGTAAATCGGAGACGTGGGATGTCAAGACGCTGATGGAGTGTTGTCGACCGGATCACGGATACACACATGACAG CCGTGCAGTTCGATTCCTGTTTGAGGTGTTGAGCAGCTTCGATGCCGAACAGCAAAGACTCTTTCTGCAGTTTGTCACAGGAAGCCCAAGACTGCCTGTCGGAG GTTTCCGGAGCCTGAACCCACCTCTGACAATTGTGAGGAAGACGTTTGAGTCGACGGAGAATCCAGACGACTTCCTCCCCTCAGTCATGACCTGCGTCAACTACCTGAAGCTGCCTGACTACTCCAGCATAGAGATCATGCGAGAGAAACTGTTGATTGCAGCTCGCGAGGGCCAGCAGTCTTTCCACCTTTCCTGA